DNA sequence from the Pseudomonas tritici genome:
CGCGGGCTTGGGCGCCGAATCGCAAGACGGCCAAACCACCGCATTCATTGCCACCGGTGTGTTTGCCAGCCTGTTGTTGATCACCCTCATTGTCGGTCGTCGTATCAAGTTCGACCCAGTCCTTCGCTAATCTCCTCCTACCTTATGTCGCCTGGCTCTGGCTAATCGGCAAATTGCCACTAGTCTTAAACCTAAGGGCAAAGTGCCACCTTGCTATAGGATGTGCGGCCTCAAACCCTGTGCTGGTCTGGAGTTCCGGGAAGTTCCCTCGCGGAATCACGCGTAGAAGATTTTTCCAACCAGTCC
Encoded proteins:
- a CDS encoding PA3371 family protein, which translates into the protein MTKSAWLFLCLTAFTGAAGLGAESQDGQTTAFIATGVFASLLLITLIVGRRIKFDPVLR